Proteins co-encoded in one Candida albicans SC5314 chromosome 3, complete sequence genomic window:
- a CDS encoding uncharacterized protein (Ortholog of C. dubliniensis CD36 : Cd36_80810, C. parapsilosis CDC317 : CPAR2_101800, Candida tenuis NRRL Y-1498 : CANTEDRAFT_103482 and Debaryomyces hansenii CBS767 : DEHA2F17864g) translates to MAAHPSLWYRDKDSLRIGGVARYTIEYTRLDPTIKRIYFRLKNIEKSSIRAIHLLSGPFILYCHVVPCNYNPRKPFHPENVQKNTEVVFENQIKPNQAFNVSLLLNSNSLKGKDDKGYDIFQWEIEIVSQIVITKKTEVVYDFMIGDDLHFMKKLGQSIIQQTLTSLGTKIDMNEGTKPTIVDKAIDEIHNDSHKIYNTQLKVSKLTTDDIWSNEPKDPKKPVHLVIVTHGIFSNLTADMLYIKDQLELRVKENILVRGYRYNAGRTERGVKKLGTNVANYITDLIENSLYQYDKISFIGHSLGGVVQLYAIKYILMTKGPDYFERMRIKPVNFIGMASPFLGILNEMNFLISWVLDMGTLGKTGRDLTLSKRLPAWSDISIGESKKRDSFKPVLETLPEDPLQKFLAQFEQLVVYANAMNDGIVPLRTSALLYLDYEALGDVSELKKSKHMHVHPELEEADHKIQVNRSRDTVSEVPEEANQMVQDIQDAAKSTDNSQSTESSETMGKNHVISKYKEFLNLNFSEHNSNNHKPKLTKRQRKYKNFSVRGTDYNVFNDVLPEDHSFQSEETNSTQDSQTIVVPPRASAIESAINTLICPIPSNEFLINPESRQHVIFHDKYYQFNKSSQEEGNLNKHSKVEWFASVLLRYHSKWKLEKQKQIADKYHNACGWRKVLVNLPPDAHNNIVVRRRFANGYGWGVVDHLCDLFRVSENKL, encoded by the coding sequence ATGGCAGCTCATCCTTCATTATGGTATCGAGATAAAGATAGTTTGAGAATTGGGGGTGTTGCTAGGTATACTATAGAATATACAAGATTAGACCCCACCATTAAACGTATATATTTCcgtttgaaaaatatcgAAAAATCGAGTATCCGAGCAATCCATCTATTGAGTGGTCCGTTCATTTTGTATTGTCACGTAGTGCCATGCAATTATAATCCACGTAAACCATTCCATCCTGAAAATGTCCAGAAAAATACAGAAGTTGTGTTTGAGAATCAAATCAAGCCAAACCAAGCTTTCAATGTGTCGCTTTTGTTAAACTCAAATTCCTTAAAGGGAAAGGATGATAAAGGATACGATATTTTCCAATgggaaattgaaattgtttcaCAAATTGTAATCACTAAGAAAACAGAGGTTGTCTACGATTTCATGATAGGAGATGACCTACATTTCATGAAGAAATTAGGGCAGAGTATAATACAGCAAACTCTCACCAGTTTGGGAACAAAAATAGATATGAATGAAGGAACAAAGCCCACAATTGTGGACAAAGCGATAGATGAAATTCATAATGATTCTCATAAAATTTACAATACACAACTTAAAGTAAGCAAATTGACTACAGATGACATCTGGTCGAACGAACCAAAAGATCCCAAAAAGCCTGTTCACTTAGTTATCGTTACACACggaattttttcaaacttgACTGCAGATATGTTGTATATCAAGGATCAATTGGAGCTTAGAGTAAAggaaaatattttggttAGGGGCTATAGATATAACGCTGGACGTACTGAAAGAGGGGTCAAAAAATTGGGGACTAACGTTGCTAATTACATTACAGATTTAATTGAGAATTCACTCTATCAGTATGATAAGATCTCGTTTATTGGCCATTCTTTAGGAGGAGTGGTACAGCTATATGCCATCAAGTACATTTTGATGACTAAAGGGCCAGATTATTTTGAGAGAATGAGAATCAAACCAGTTAATTTTATTGGAATGGCTTCCCCATTTTTAGGAATTTTGAAtgaaatgaattttttgatatcGTGGGTGTTGGATATGGGTACCCTTGGCAAGACTGGTCGGGATTTAACCTTACTGAAACGATTGCCTGCATGGAGTGATATAAGCATTGGAGAGTCTAAAAAGAGAGATTCATTCAAACCTGTCTTGGAAACTCTACCAGAAGATCCtttgcaaaaatttttgGCACAGTTTGAACAATTGGTTGTGTATGCAAATGCTATGAATGATGGGATAGTACCATTGAGAACTTCTGCTTTGCTATATTTAGATTATGAAGCATTAGGAGACGTTtctgaattgaaaaagagtAAGCACATGCATGTTCACCCTGAACTAGAAGAAGCTGACCACAAAATACAAGTGAACCGTAGTCGTGATACTGTACTGGAAGTACCCGAAGAAGCAAATCAAATGGTTCAGGACATACAGGACGCAGCAAAGTCTACAGATAATTCCCAGTCAACTGAATCATCAGAGACTATGGGCAAGAACCATGTCATCAGCAAATATAAAGAATTCTTGAACTTGAATTTCCTGGAGCATAATTCCAATAATCACAAACCCAAGCTAACGAAAAGACAgagaaaatataaaaattttagCGTAAGAGGAACTGATTATAATGTGTTTAACGATGTCTTACCAGAAGATCACTCATTCCAGTCAGAGGAAACTAATTCAACCCAAGATTCTCAAACTATAGTCGTCCCACCAAGAGCATCTGCTATAGAATCAGCAATCAATACACTTATATGCCCCATCCCTTCCAATGAGTTTTTGATAAATCCCGAGCTGAGACAGCATGTTATTTTCCATGACAAGTActatcaattcaataaatcatcCCAAGAAGAAGGTAACCTCAACAAACATCTGAAGGTAGAATGGTTTGCATCAGTTTTGTTGAGATATCACAGTAAATGGAAATTAGAGAAGCAGAAACAGATAGCTGATAAATATCATAATGCGTGTGGCTGGAGAAAAGTTTTGGTTAATCTACCTCCAGATGCACATAATAACATCGTAGTTCGGAGAAGGTTTGCTAATGGATATGGTTGGGGTGTTGTAGATCACTTGTGTGATTTATTTAGAGTTTCCGAAAACAAATTGTAA